A single Mycobacteriales bacterium DNA region contains:
- a CDS encoding DNA-3-methyladenine glycosylase gives MTARGSGRLLPAGFYARPVLEVAPALLGSVLEHAGVRVRLTEVEAYDGANDPASHAYRGSTARNAVMFGAPGHAYVYFSYGMHFCVNVVCGPVGTASAVLLRAGEVVAGLDVARARRPGAGDRDLARGPARLTLALAIDRAQNGVDVTCAGSELRLLRGSAPDPETVRSGPRVGIAAAADRPWRFWIDGERSVSAYRAHVPRRRPGAAAVVREDE, from the coding sequence ATGACCGCACGCGGGTCCGGCCGGCTGCTGCCGGCCGGCTTCTACGCCCGGCCGGTCCTGGAGGTGGCACCGGCTCTGCTCGGCAGCGTGCTCGAGCACGCCGGCGTCCGCGTGCGGCTGACTGAGGTCGAGGCGTACGACGGAGCGAATGATCCGGCGTCGCACGCCTACCGCGGGTCGACCGCACGCAACGCGGTGATGTTCGGGGCGCCGGGACACGCTTACGTGTACTTCTCTTACGGCATGCACTTCTGCGTCAACGTCGTGTGCGGGCCGGTCGGTACGGCGTCGGCGGTGCTGCTGCGGGCCGGCGAGGTCGTCGCCGGCCTGGACGTCGCACGCGCCCGACGTCCGGGCGCCGGTGACAGGGACCTTGCCCGCGGTCCGGCCCGGCTGACGCTCGCGCTCGCGATCGACCGCGCGCAGAACGGCGTCGATGTCACCTGCGCCGGGTCGGAGCTGCGGCTTCTGCGCGGCTCCGCACCGGATCCGGAGACGGTGCGCAGCGGCCCCCGGGTCGGCATCGCGGCGGCGGCGGATCGGCCGTGGCGGTTCTGGATCGACGGCGAGCGCTCGGTGTCGGCGTACCGTGCTCATGTGCCGCGTCGCCGACCGGGCGCGGCCGCTGTCGTGCGAGAGGATGAATAG
- the tyrS gene encoding tyrosine--tRNA ligase, with translation MSAEVLDELAWRGLIADSTDPDALRAQLSAGPVTLYYGCDPSAPSLHIGNLIGLIVLRWFERSGHRPIGLAGGATGFIGDPGGRSSERNLLTVDEVEHNVERIQAQIARFIDIGEGKGRLVNNIEWTAGLSVIDFLRDIGKHFPVNVMLGKESVKARLESGGISYTEFSYMLLQSMDYLELFRRYDCRLQIGGSDQWGNLTSGIDLIRRVEGANVAALSWPLVTTATGEKFGKSTGGGSLWLDPELTSPYAMYQYWVNVDDADVGRYLRFFTFLPHEEIEALDQETAQRPAARTAARRLAEEVTTLVHGAEETAKAQAASRALFGQGELRDLDPSTLRAALAEAGLHEVDGSMPNVVNLLEVTGLCGSRSEARRTVEQGGAYLNNVKVSETDYVPNQADLLPGGFLVVRRGKRAVAGVSSPGSHA, from the coding sequence GTGAGCGCCGAGGTCCTCGACGAGCTGGCCTGGCGTGGGCTGATCGCCGACTCCACCGACCCGGACGCCCTTCGCGCGCAGCTCAGCGCCGGACCGGTCACGCTCTACTACGGCTGCGACCCGAGCGCGCCGAGCCTGCACATCGGCAACCTGATCGGCCTGATCGTGCTGCGCTGGTTCGAGCGGTCGGGGCACCGTCCGATCGGGTTGGCCGGTGGCGCCACCGGGTTCATCGGCGACCCCGGCGGACGGTCGAGCGAGCGCAACCTGCTGACCGTCGACGAGGTCGAGCACAACGTCGAACGGATCCAGGCCCAGATCGCCCGGTTCATCGACATCGGCGAGGGCAAGGGCCGGCTGGTCAACAACATCGAGTGGACCGCGGGGCTGTCGGTGATCGACTTCCTGCGCGACATCGGCAAGCACTTCCCGGTCAACGTCATGCTCGGCAAGGAGTCGGTGAAGGCCCGGCTCGAAAGCGGCGGGATCAGCTACACCGAGTTCAGCTACATGCTGCTGCAGTCCATGGACTACCTCGAGCTGTTCCGTCGTTACGACTGCCGGCTGCAGATCGGCGGCAGCGACCAGTGGGGGAACCTCACGTCGGGCATCGACCTGATCCGCCGGGTGGAGGGCGCGAACGTCGCGGCGCTCAGCTGGCCGCTGGTGACGACGGCGACCGGCGAGAAGTTCGGCAAGTCGACGGGGGGCGGCAGCCTGTGGCTGGATCCCGAGCTGACCTCGCCGTATGCGATGTACCAGTACTGGGTGAACGTCGACGACGCCGATGTCGGTCGTTACCTGCGGTTTTTCACCTTCCTGCCGCACGAGGAGATCGAGGCGCTCGACCAGGAGACGGCGCAACGCCCGGCCGCTCGCACGGCCGCCCGTCGGCTGGCCGAGGAGGTCACGACGCTGGTGCACGGCGCCGAGGAGACCGCCAAGGCACAGGCGGCGAGCCGGGCGCTGTTCGGCCAGGGCGAGCTACGCGACCTCGATCCGTCGACGCTGCGGGCGGCGCTGGCCGAGGCCGGCCTGCACGAGGTTGACGGCTCGATGCCGAATGTCGTGAACCTGCTCGAGGTGACCGGTTTGTGCGGGAGCCGGTCCGAGGCCCGCCGCACGGTCGAGCAGGGCGGCGCGTACCTCAACAACGTCAAGGTCAGCGAGACCGACTACGTGCCGAACCAGGCCGACCTGCTGCCCGGTGGGTTCCTCGTCGTACGGCGGGGGAAGCGCGCGGTGGCCGGGGTATCGTCGCCCGGGAGTCACGCGTAG
- the argC gene encoding N-acetyl-gamma-glutamyl-phosphate reductase codes for MGVRTAVVGASGYAGGELLRLLDLHPTLELTTLVAAGNAGRPVGAVHPQLATLADLPLADIDDADLGGTEVVFLALPHGASAALVDRLDPDAVVIDLGADFRLSDAADWQRWYPGDHAGTWPYGLAELPGAREQLSGARRIANPGCYATAIALAYAPLLAAGLVAPSDLVVVAASGTTGAGRGPAVNLLASEVLGGVTAYKVAGAHQHLGEVRQTLQALDGGEVSLSFTPLLVPMSRGILATCTASLSPDAGAEQIRSAFAGYADEPFVHLLPEGQWPRTAATTGSNSAHLQVGVDEDANRAVVIVALDNLGKGAAGQAIQNANLALGFDETTGLPVNGIGQ; via the coding sequence ATGGGCGTCCGGACCGCGGTTGTTGGTGCGAGCGGGTATGCCGGCGGCGAGCTGCTCCGGCTGCTCGACCTGCATCCGACCCTCGAGCTCACGACTCTGGTCGCGGCCGGCAACGCGGGCCGGCCGGTCGGAGCGGTTCATCCGCAGCTCGCGACGCTGGCCGACCTGCCCCTCGCCGACATCGACGACGCCGATCTCGGCGGCACCGAGGTGGTTTTCCTCGCCCTGCCGCACGGCGCATCCGCGGCGCTGGTCGACCGGCTGGACCCGGACGCCGTCGTCATCGACCTCGGTGCGGACTTCCGTCTGTCCGACGCTGCGGACTGGCAGCGGTGGTATCCGGGCGACCATGCCGGCACCTGGCCGTACGGGCTTGCCGAGCTGCCCGGCGCCCGCGAGCAGCTGAGCGGCGCGCGGCGGATCGCCAACCCTGGGTGCTACGCGACCGCGATCGCGCTGGCGTACGCGCCCTTGCTCGCAGCCGGACTGGTCGCGCCGAGCGACCTGGTCGTCGTGGCGGCCAGCGGCACGACCGGTGCGGGACGCGGACCGGCGGTCAACCTGCTGGCCAGTGAGGTGCTCGGCGGCGTCACGGCGTACAAGGTCGCGGGTGCCCACCAGCATCTGGGTGAGGTGCGGCAGACCCTGCAGGCGCTGGACGGTGGCGAGGTGTCGCTCTCGTTCACCCCATTGCTCGTACCGATGTCGCGCGGGATTCTCGCGACCTGCACCGCGAGTCTCAGCCCGGATGCCGGCGCCGAGCAGATCAGGTCCGCGTTCGCCGGGTACGCCGACGAGCCGTTCGTGCACCTGCTTCCCGAGGGCCAATGGCCACGTACCGCCGCAACGACCGGGTCCAACAGCGCCCACTTGCAGGTCGGAGTCGACGAGGACGCGAATCGCGCGGTGGTGATCGTCGCGCTCGACAACCTGGGCAAGGGTGCGGCCGGCCAGGCGATCCAGAACGCGAACCTCGCGCTCGGCTTCGACGAGACCACCGGCCTGCCGGTCAACGGGATCGGTCAGTGA
- the argB gene encoding acetylglutamate kinase, with amino-acid sequence MSRLTESTARATALVEALPWLERFHGRTVVVKYGGHAMTDEALRIAFAEDVVFLRYAGIRVVVVHGGGPQIDAHLDRLGIESTFAGGLRVTTPETMTVVRMVLVGQVQREIVGLINAHGAFAVGLSGEDARLMTAERRPGTVDGEEIDIGLVGDVVHVDAGLVEGLLADGRIPVVASVCRGADGEVYNVNADTAAAAVAVGLAAEKLVVLTDVEGLYVDWPASNEVVSRLTASELEAKLPTLADGMAPKMEACLRAVHGGVPSAHVVDGRVAHALLLEVLTDSGVGTMVSAG; translated from the coding sequence ATGAGCCGGCTGACCGAGAGCACCGCGAGAGCGACCGCGCTCGTGGAGGCGTTGCCGTGGCTCGAGCGATTCCATGGCCGCACGGTTGTCGTGAAGTACGGCGGTCATGCGATGACCGACGAGGCGCTGCGGATCGCGTTCGCCGAGGACGTGGTGTTCCTGCGCTACGCCGGCATCCGTGTGGTCGTCGTGCACGGCGGCGGCCCGCAGATCGATGCACACCTGGACCGGCTCGGCATCGAGTCGACCTTCGCCGGCGGCTTGCGGGTGACGACCCCGGAGACGATGACGGTCGTCCGGATGGTGCTGGTCGGACAGGTGCAGCGCGAGATCGTCGGCTTGATCAACGCGCATGGTGCGTTCGCGGTCGGGCTGTCGGGCGAGGATGCCCGGCTGATGACCGCCGAACGCCGTCCCGGAACGGTCGACGGCGAGGAGATCGACATCGGTCTGGTCGGTGACGTGGTGCACGTCGATGCCGGTCTGGTCGAAGGGTTGCTGGCGGATGGCCGGATCCCCGTGGTGGCGAGCGTGTGCCGGGGCGCGGACGGCGAGGTCTACAACGTCAATGCGGACACTGCGGCGGCTGCCGTCGCGGTCGGGCTGGCCGCCGAGAAGCTGGTTGTCCTCACCGATGTCGAAGGGTTGTACGTCGACTGGCCGGCGAGCAACGAGGTGGTGAGCCGGCTCACCGCGAGCGAGCTCGAGGCGAAGCTGCCGACGCTCGCCGACGGGATGGCGCCGAAGATGGAAGCCTGCCTGCGAGCGGTGCACGGTGGGGTGCCGAGCGCGCACGTCGTCGACGGACGCGTGGCCCATGCGTTGCTGCTCGAGGTGCTGACCGACTCCGGGGTCGGGACGATGGTGAGTGCGGGATGA
- a CDS encoding acetylornithine transaminase, which produces MSETAELQRRWDAVMMRNYGTPPVAIAGGRGCTVVDVEGRTYLDLIAGIAVSSLGHAHPAVVTAVSEQVGRLAHSSNLAINTPALTLAERLAGLVDPGGRGARVFLCNDGATANEAALKTVMRARPGRRTFIAADGAFHGRTLGILALTSKAAYRKPFGPLGIPTTFVPYGDADALTAAVDEQTAAVFLEPILGEAGVVPPPPGYLAAAREACDRTGALLVIDEVQGGFGRTGRWFAHQHDGVTPDLVTMAKGLGGGLPIGACVAVGAAADALQKGDHGSTFGGNPVCAAAALAVIETIEAEGLLEHVEYLGAQWSAELAAAGAPVVEQVRGRGLWLALVVEPGLAPAIEAVARDRGFLVNATGPDAVRLAPPLVLSAEEAASFTAALPGILEAATAARLSA; this is translated from the coding sequence ATGAGCGAGACCGCTGAGCTGCAGCGGCGGTGGGACGCCGTCATGATGCGCAACTACGGCACCCCGCCGGTCGCGATCGCCGGCGGCCGCGGGTGCACCGTCGTCGACGTCGAAGGCCGGACGTACCTCGACCTGATCGCAGGCATCGCCGTGTCCTCGCTCGGCCATGCGCATCCGGCCGTCGTCACCGCGGTCAGCGAACAGGTCGGTCGGCTGGCCCATTCATCGAACCTTGCTATCAACACGCCCGCGCTGACCCTCGCCGAGCGCCTGGCCGGCCTGGTCGATCCCGGCGGCCGCGGCGCCAGGGTGTTCCTGTGCAACGACGGTGCGACCGCCAACGAAGCCGCCCTGAAGACGGTCATGCGGGCGCGGCCGGGCCGGCGCACGTTCATCGCGGCTGACGGCGCGTTCCACGGCCGCACCCTCGGCATCCTGGCGCTCACCAGCAAGGCGGCCTACCGCAAGCCGTTCGGCCCGCTCGGGATCCCCACCACGTTCGTCCCGTACGGCGATGCGGATGCGCTCACCGCCGCGGTCGACGAGCAAACCGCCGCGGTCTTCCTCGAGCCGATCCTCGGTGAGGCCGGGGTCGTGCCGCCGCCGCCCGGCTACCTCGCCGCGGCCCGCGAGGCGTGCGACCGGACCGGCGCTCTGCTCGTCATCGACGAGGTCCAGGGCGGGTTCGGCCGGACCGGGCGCTGGTTCGCCCATCAACACGACGGCGTGACCCCCGACCTCGTGACCATGGCGAAGGGTCTCGGCGGCGGGCTCCCGATCGGCGCCTGCGTCGCCGTCGGCGCAGCCGCCGACGCGCTGCAGAAGGGTGATCACGGCTCGACCTTCGGCGGCAACCCGGTGTGTGCAGCGGCTGCCCTCGCGGTCATCGAGACGATCGAGGCTGAAGGTCTGCTCGAGCACGTGGAATACCTCGGAGCGCAGTGGTCCGCCGAGCTCGCCGCCGCGGGTGCGCCGGTCGTCGAGCAGGTGCGGGGACGCGGCCTGTGGCTCGCGCTCGTGGTCGAGCCGGGCCTCGCACCGGCGATCGAGGCGGTCGCGCGGGACCGCGGCTTTCTCGTCAACGCGACCGGCCCGGACGCGGTCCGGCTCGCGCCGCCGCTGGTGCTGTCGGCGGAGGAAGCGGCCTCGTTCACCGCGGCGTTGCCGGGCATCCTCGAGGCGGCGACCGCGGCTAGGTTGAGCGCGTGA
- the argJ gene encoding bifunctional glutamate N-acetyltransferase/amino-acid acetyltransferase ArgJ — protein sequence MSVTTPAGFRAAGVACGLKADALDLALVVNDGPLDAAAGVFTANRVKAAPVLWSEQVLADGRLRAVVLNAKYANACTGPEGFAIAHSTAESVAGALGVGAGEVAVCSTGKIGEPPPLANLIEGVGAAAAALSRAGGDDAAVAILTTDTVTKHVVIDGGGWQVGGMAKGAAMLAPALATMLCVLTTDAVVDPSTLDAALREATRLTFDRVDSDGCMSTNDTVLLLASGASGVTPDEHDLTVAVTAACAELAAQMLADAEGSTKDIVIEVRGAATEDDAITVARAISRSNLLKCALHGEDPNWGRILAAVGTTDARFDALALDTAINGVWVCRDSAPGEDVAKVDLSARRIDLTVDLRSGEASATVWSNDLTAAYVHENSAYST from the coding sequence GTGAGCGTCACGACGCCGGCCGGCTTCCGCGCGGCCGGGGTGGCCTGCGGACTCAAGGCGGACGCGCTCGACCTCGCCCTGGTCGTCAACGACGGGCCACTCGATGCGGCCGCGGGCGTCTTCACCGCCAACCGCGTGAAAGCGGCGCCGGTGCTGTGGTCCGAGCAGGTGCTTGCCGACGGGCGGTTGCGGGCCGTCGTACTGAACGCCAAGTACGCCAACGCGTGCACCGGCCCGGAGGGTTTCGCGATCGCGCACTCGACCGCGGAGTCGGTGGCGGGCGCGCTCGGGGTGGGCGCCGGTGAGGTCGCGGTCTGCTCTACCGGCAAGATCGGCGAGCCGCCACCACTCGCCAACCTGATCGAAGGAGTCGGTGCAGCGGCTGCAGCGCTGTCGCGCGCCGGTGGCGACGACGCGGCGGTCGCGATCCTCACCACCGACACGGTCACGAAGCACGTGGTCATCGACGGCGGCGGCTGGCAGGTCGGCGGCATGGCCAAAGGTGCGGCGATGCTCGCGCCTGCGCTCGCGACGATGCTCTGCGTGCTGACGACGGATGCGGTTGTCGACCCGTCAACACTCGACGCGGCGTTGCGCGAAGCGACCCGGCTCACCTTCGACCGGGTCGACTCCGACGGCTGCATGTCGACCAACGACACCGTTCTGCTGCTGGCCAGTGGTGCGTCGGGAGTCACGCCTGATGAGCATGACCTGACGGTGGCCGTGACGGCTGCCTGTGCCGAGCTCGCGGCCCAGATGCTTGCGGACGCGGAAGGGTCGACGAAGGACATCGTGATCGAGGTGCGAGGCGCCGCGACCGAGGACGACGCCATCACCGTGGCCCGGGCGATCTCGCGGAGCAACCTGCTCAAGTGCGCGCTGCACGGCGAGGACCCGAACTGGGGCCGGATCCTCGCAGCGGTCGGTACGACGGACGCGCGCTTCGATGCACTGGCCCTCGACACGGCCATCAACGGTGTGTGGGTGTGCCGCGACAGCGCACCGGGCGAGGACGTCGCGAAGGTGGACCTGAGCGCTCGGCGGATCGACCTGACCGTGGACCTGCGCTCCGGCGAAGCGAGCGCGACGGTGTGGAGCAACGACCTCACAGCGGCCTACGTGCACGAGAACTCGGCGTACTCGACATGA
- a CDS encoding arginine repressor translates to MTSRPATTALHSKAARQARIAELITTGAVHSQSQLAELLAADQVEVTQATLSRDLEEMGAVKVRRPGIGTVYAVGDEAPGPVLRAFADASEGRVSRLATELVVSVESSANLVVVRTPPGGAHLLASAIDRAGLDDVIGTVAGDDTVLLVTRDPKGGRSVAARLRDMAGA, encoded by the coding sequence ATGACGTCGCGCCCGGCCACGACCGCGCTGCACAGCAAGGCCGCGAGACAGGCCCGGATCGCCGAGCTGATCACGACCGGAGCCGTTCACTCGCAGAGCCAGCTGGCGGAGCTGCTGGCTGCGGACCAGGTCGAGGTCACCCAGGCGACGCTGTCGCGCGACCTGGAGGAGATGGGCGCGGTCAAGGTACGCCGGCCGGGGATCGGCACGGTCTACGCCGTCGGCGACGAGGCGCCCGGGCCGGTGCTTCGCGCGTTTGCGGACGCGAGCGAAGGTCGGGTGTCGAGACTCGCGACGGAGTTGGTCGTGTCGGTCGAGTCCAGCGCGAACCTCGTGGTGGTGCGGACCCCGCCGGGCGGCGCGCACCTGCTCGCGTCGGCGATCGATCGCGCCGGCCTCGACGACGTGATCGGGACCGTCGCCGGCGACGACACGGTCCTGCTGGTGACCAGGGACCCGAAGGGCGGCCGGAGCGTGGCGGCCCGGTTGCGTGACATGGCCGGCGCCTGA
- a CDS encoding argininosuccinate synthase: MTERVVLAYSGGLDTSVAIGWIAAETGAEVIAVAADVGQGGEDLEVIRQRALACGAVEAEVIDAREEFADDFCLPALRANALYMNRYPLVSALSRPVIVKHLVAAAHKHGASVVAHGCTGKGNDQVRFEVGVGALAPELRVIAPVRDSGMTRDKAIAFAEERGLPIDVTKKSPYSIDQNVWGRAVETGFLEDVWNAPIEDVYSYTQDPTVQRAPDEVLISFVDGVPTAIDGRPVTMLAAIEELNQRAGAQGIGRLDMIEDRLVGIKSREVYEAPGALTLIEAHRHLEDLTMEKDTARFKRPVEQRWSELAYDGLWFSPLKRALDAFVAEASRHVSGDIRMTLHGGRAVVTGRRSEAALYEYSLATYDAEDTFDQRLAKGFVELWGMPARLAAARDKRVAGE, translated from the coding sequence ATGACCGAACGCGTGGTGCTCGCGTATTCCGGCGGGCTCGACACCTCAGTGGCGATCGGCTGGATTGCCGCCGAGACCGGAGCCGAGGTGATCGCGGTCGCAGCGGACGTCGGGCAGGGCGGTGAGGACCTCGAGGTGATCAGGCAGCGCGCCCTTGCCTGCGGTGCGGTCGAGGCCGAGGTCATCGACGCGCGAGAAGAGTTCGCCGACGACTTCTGCCTGCCGGCCCTGCGCGCGAACGCGCTGTACATGAACCGCTACCCGCTGGTGTCGGCGCTGTCGCGGCCGGTCATCGTCAAGCATCTGGTCGCGGCCGCGCACAAGCACGGCGCGTCGGTGGTGGCCCACGGTTGCACCGGCAAGGGCAACGACCAGGTGCGGTTCGAGGTCGGCGTTGGTGCGCTCGCGCCCGAGCTGCGGGTGATCGCGCCGGTGCGGGACTCGGGAATGACGCGCGACAAGGCGATCGCGTTCGCGGAGGAACGCGGTCTTCCGATCGACGTGACGAAGAAGTCGCCGTACTCGATCGACCAGAACGTCTGGGGCCGCGCGGTTGAGACCGGCTTCCTAGAAGACGTGTGGAACGCTCCGATCGAGGACGTGTACTCCTACACGCAGGATCCGACGGTGCAGCGGGCGCCCGATGAGGTGCTGATCAGCTTCGTCGACGGTGTCCCGACCGCGATCGACGGCCGACCGGTCACGATGCTGGCGGCGATCGAGGAGCTCAACCAGCGCGCGGGTGCGCAGGGGATCGGGCGGCTGGACATGATCGAGGACCGTTTGGTCGGCATCAAGAGCCGCGAGGTCTACGAGGCGCCCGGTGCGCTCACGCTGATCGAGGCACATCGCCATCTCGAGGACCTGACCATGGAGAAGGACACGGCCCGGTTCAAGCGGCCGGTGGAGCAGCGCTGGTCCGAGCTCGCGTACGACGGCCTGTGGTTCTCACCGCTCAAGCGTGCACTCGACGCGTTCGTCGCGGAAGCCTCGCGCCACGTCTCGGGCGACATTCGGATGACCTTGCACGGCGGCCGTGCGGTCGTGACCGGCCGGCGCAGCGAGGCGGCTCTCTACGAGTACAGCCTGGCGACCTACGACGCCGAGGACACCTTCGACCAGCGCTTGGCGAAGGGCTTCGTCGAGCTGTGGGGGATGCCGGCGAGGTTGGCCGCCGCGCGGGACAAGCGCGTGGCGGGCGAATGA
- the argH gene encoding argininosuccinate lyase codes for MTDGTPPVRLWGGRFAGGPADAVARLSMSVQFDWRLAPYDLLASRAHARVLHEAGLLDDEELARLLAALDDLDADARAGRFRPSAEDEDVHTALERGLLERVGALGGKLRAGRSRNDQVATDLRLYLRDHVRQVVARLAELESALLAQAERMMNAPAPGFTHMQHAQPVLFAHQLLAHVHPLARDISRLTDWDTRAAVSSLGAGALAGSSLPLDPGSVAKELGFDSAFANSIDAVSDRDFAAEFLFCAALIGVHLSRLGEEVVLWATSEFHWVELDDAFSTGSSIMPQKKNPDVAELARGKAGRLIGDLTAVLVVLKGLPLAYDRDLQEDKEPVFDAVDSLLLLLPALTGMLATMSVDTDRMAATASGGFALATDVAEHLVRRGVPFREAHEAVGRLVAWCAREGCDLDQVSDAVLASVSEHLGPEVREVLSVAGALAARSSPGGTAPERVREQLDELTGLVASHHRWASQD; via the coding sequence ATGACCGACGGGACCCCGCCCGTCCGGCTGTGGGGCGGACGCTTCGCCGGCGGGCCGGCGGACGCCGTCGCGCGGCTGTCGATGAGCGTGCAGTTCGACTGGCGGCTCGCGCCCTACGACCTGCTCGCATCGCGTGCGCACGCCCGGGTGTTGCACGAGGCCGGCCTGCTCGACGACGAGGAGCTGGCCCGGCTGCTGGCCGCGCTCGACGACCTCGACGCTGACGCGCGGGCCGGCCGGTTCCGTCCCTCCGCCGAGGACGAGGACGTGCACACGGCGCTCGAGCGCGGCCTGCTCGAGCGGGTCGGCGCGCTCGGCGGAAAGCTGCGAGCCGGCCGCAGTCGCAACGACCAGGTGGCGACCGACCTTCGCCTGTATCTGCGTGATCACGTGCGACAAGTGGTGGCCCGGCTCGCCGAGCTCGAGTCGGCGCTGCTGGCGCAGGCCGAGCGCATGATGAACGCACCCGCCCCGGGGTTCACGCACATGCAGCACGCGCAGCCGGTGCTGTTCGCCCACCAACTGCTGGCGCACGTGCATCCGCTCGCGCGCGACATTTCGCGGCTGACCGACTGGGATACCCGCGCTGCGGTGAGCTCGCTCGGCGCCGGCGCCCTGGCCGGCTCCTCGCTGCCGCTCGATCCCGGATCGGTTGCGAAGGAGCTGGGCTTCGACAGTGCGTTCGCGAACTCGATCGACGCGGTCAGCGACCGCGACTTCGCGGCCGAGTTCCTCTTCTGCGCGGCATTGATCGGCGTACATCTCTCGCGGCTCGGCGAGGAGGTCGTCCTCTGGGCCACGTCCGAGTTCCACTGGGTCGAGCTCGACGATGCATTCAGCACGGGATCGTCGATCATGCCGCAGAAGAAAAACCCCGATGTGGCCGAGCTCGCACGGGGCAAGGCCGGCCGCTTGATCGGCGACCTCACCGCGGTGCTCGTCGTCCTCAAAGGCCTCCCGCTGGCGTACGACCGTGATCTGCAGGAGGACAAGGAACCGGTCTTCGATGCGGTCGACAGCCTGCTGCTGCTGCTGCCTGCGTTGACCGGCATGCTCGCCACCATGTCCGTCGACACCGACCGGATGGCAGCGACGGCGTCCGGTGGCTTCGCGCTCGCGACCGACGTCGCCGAGCATCTGGTCCGCCGCGGCGTCCCCTTTCGCGAGGCGCACGAGGCGGTCGGGCGGCTGGTGGCCTGGTGTGCGCGCGAGGGATGTGACCTCGACCAGGTCTCCGACGCCGTGCTGGCAAGCGTGAGCGAACATCTCGGGCCCGAGGTGCGGGAGGTGCTGTCGGTCGCCGGTGCGCTCGCCGCCCGATCCAGCCCGGGCGGCACCGCGCCCGAGCGGGTTCGCGAACAGCTCGACGAGCTCACCGGCCTTGTAGCGTCGCATCACCGATGGGCAAGCCAGGACTGA
- the argF gene encoding ornithine carbamoyltransferase, with product MPRHFLADDELTAAEQTTILDLADRMKADRHGFRTLAGPRSVAVVFEKPSTRTRLSFEVGIAELGGHPVILDARSTQLGRGETIEDTARVLSRYVDAIVIRTFGQDRIEALAAASDVPVVNALTDYAHPCQALADLQTIREQKGKLAGLTLAYLGDGNNMAHSLLLAGSLAGLHVRVASPAEYEPLAQVVKRAEELADAHGGSVAVTNDPLEAAEDADVLYTDVWASMGQEAEAAERIEPLRPYAIDDRIVAAASSDVVVMHCLPAHRGEEIAADVIDGPHSIVFDQAENRLHAQKALLAFLLTPSGSG from the coding sequence ATGCCACGCCACTTCCTTGCCGATGACGAGCTGACCGCAGCCGAGCAGACCACGATCCTCGACCTGGCCGACCGGATGAAGGCGGACCGCCACGGCTTCCGGACGCTGGCCGGTCCGCGGTCGGTCGCGGTCGTGTTCGAGAAGCCGTCGACGCGCACCCGGCTGTCGTTCGAGGTGGGCATCGCCGAGCTCGGCGGCCATCCCGTCATCCTCGACGCCCGGTCCACCCAGCTCGGTCGCGGCGAGACCATCGAGGACACCGCGCGGGTGCTGTCCCGCTACGTCGACGCCATCGTCATCCGCACGTTCGGCCAGGACCGGATCGAGGCGCTCGCGGCCGCATCCGACGTACCCGTGGTCAACGCGCTCACCGACTACGCGCATCCGTGCCAGGCGCTCGCCGACCTGCAGACGATTCGCGAGCAGAAGGGGAAGCTGGCCGGCCTGACCCTTGCGTATCTCGGTGACGGCAACAACATGGCGCACTCCCTGCTGCTGGCCGGTTCGCTGGCCGGTCTGCACGTACGGGTCGCGTCGCCCGCGGAGTACGAGCCGCTCGCTCAGGTCGTGAAGCGGGCCGAAGAGCTTGCCGATGCGCACGGCGGCAGCGTTGCGGTCACCAACGACCCGCTCGAAGCGGCCGAGGACGCTGACGTCCTCTACACCGACGTCTGGGCGTCGATGGGGCAGGAGGCCGAGGCGGCAGAGCGGATCGAGCCCCTGCGGCCGTACGCCATCGACGACCGCATCGTTGCGGCCGCGTCATCCGATGTCGTCGTGATGCATTGCCTGCCGGCACACCGTGGCGAGGAGATCGCGGCAGACGTCATCGACGGCCCGCACAGCATCGTCTTCGACCAGGCGGAGAACCGGCTGCACGCGCAGAAGGCGCTGCTCGCGTTCCTGCTCACGCCCTCGGGCTCGGGGTGA